One genomic region from Bubalus kerabau isolate K-KA32 ecotype Philippines breed swamp buffalo chromosome 7, PCC_UOA_SB_1v2, whole genome shotgun sequence encodes:
- the LOC129657659 gene encoding peroxiredoxin-1-like, which produces MSSGNVKIGHPAPQFKTTTIMPDGQFKDISLSDHKGRYVVFFFYPLDAFACPMELLAFSDRAEEFKKLNCQVTGASVGSHFCHLAWINIPKKQGRLGAMHVPLISEPEHIVAQYCGVLKADEGFSFRNLFTTDGKDIFPQITINDLPVGCSVDETLRLVQAFLLH; this is translated from the coding sequence ATGTCTTCAGGAAATGTGAAAATTGGACATCCTGCTCCGCAGTTCAAAACTACAACCATTATGCCAGATGGTCAGTTCAAAGATATCAGTCTGTCTGACCACAAAGGAAGATATGTTGTGTTCTTCTTTTACCCTCTTGACGCCTTTGCGTGCCCCATGGAACTCCTTGCTTTCAGTGATAGGGCAGAAGAATTTAAGAAACTCAACTGCCAAGTAACTGGTGCTTCTGTGGGTTCTCACTTCTGTCACCTGGCATGGATCAACATACCCAAGAAACAAGGAAGACTGGGGGCCATGCACGTTCCCTTGATATCAGAGCCCGAGCACATCGTTGCTCAGTACTGTGGGGTCTTAAAGGCTGATGAGGGCTTCTCATTCAGGAACCTTTTTACTACTGATGGTAAAGATATCTTTCCACAGATTACCATAAACGACCTTCCTGTTGGCTGCTCTGTGGATGAGACACTGAGACTAGTTCAGgcctttctgcttcactga